The genomic DNA GGAAAGGATTATACAGCTCTTTGACGATACGGCGCGACTGCTTAAGAAACTGGAGCCGAACTTCCCGGAGGTGTCGCTCTCCGAAAACGACTTCGATCTCTCTCATGACTTCATCGGGGACGGATATGCCCGCTTCACGGAAAGCGGGATGAGCAGTGTCCAAACCTTTTCGGAGGCGGAAGATATCAGACTCGAGGGCACGTACACCGGCAAGGCCGGTGCGGGATTGATCGCCCATGCCGAGAGCGGTCTGCTCGAAGACAAGACGACGCTTTTCTGGAATACGCACAATTCGGTGGATTTTTCAGAAAGAATATCCGACGTGGATTATCGAAACCTCCCGAGTCGGTATCACCGATACTTCGAAAAGGAGTATCAGCCTTTTGAACGGACCGATGGATAAAATCGACCGGCGGGACGATCGTCCCGTCGTATCCAAGGCACCGTAGGACGTACAGTATGCGCGCCCCGGGTCACGGTCATCACTGTGCCTGTTTCAATCGCCGTGATTCATAGGCCCGTCTCAACTGGTCGTCGCTCACCGCCCCACCGTGGGCCTGATGAAGGCGCCGTATATTCCGGTTTAAAAGCATCTCCCAGGTGTCAAGGAGCGCCCCGGGGTCATCGGCGAACGGTGGATAGATTGGATAGCCGGGGATGTAGGGGAATGTCATGATCGTGTCCCCCACGAAGGCGTTGTGATCCGGCAGAAGAACCGATATCGATCCCACCGTATGCCCCGGCGTGGGGACGACGGCCCCCTCAATACCGAATGGCTGAAGATCCATCACACCCTCCACGATGATATCCGCCTTGACCGGTTTGAATCCGAAGATGCCCCGCTCCACCAGGCGATCGCCCATGTGCAGCACCGCATCGGCAAAGGGATTCGTCCCGGACGGCAGCACCGAGAGCCCCGATTCCAGGATCGACCGCTCCCTTGTGTGCACCGCCACCGGACAGCCGCAGCGATCCCTCACGGCCGAAAGCGCGCCCACATGATCGTAATGTACATGCGTCACGACGATGAGGGAGATGTCTTCGGGCTGGATGCCGTTCTTCTCGAGCGACCGAAACAGCTTCCGCTCCCGTCCCCGGTTGCCGGCATCCACCAGGATATTTCCGCCCTTCCCCCGGATGACATACACGGCGCATGTGCCCATCTGTACACGTATGAAATCAGCCATTCTTCAGATCCTTGCAATCACCAAAGTGTTATACACCGGCATACCTCCCTCACCTCACGAATCCCCTTCTCAATCCGAAAGATAACACACACCCCATCCGCCCCTCCAGGTGACGCCGAACGACTGCGTCCGAAAGCCTCCGGGCGTCACAGGGACCGCGGGCGATAAAAAACCGGCGAGACGCCGGCTTTTGTGTCGTGATCGAATCGCCCCCTTCCCCACCGTACCCGTGTCGGAATGGAAAGAATCCCCACGCGGGGAGCGCCCGGCGCTCCTACACGTCCGATTTGTCGGCGTCGTCCTTTTTTCTGAACGAAAAGATATCCTTATTCAGGCTCTCCCTGAGCCCCCTCAGGGAGATGACCTTGTCCGCATCGTCTTCCGTTTCCGGCGGCACCTCCCGGACGTCGCTCATCAGCCGGGCGACCACCCGGGTCTCCTCCACGTGATCCATGATGATCTTGATGCTGGCGGTGATCGGTATGGAGAGAAACATCCCCACAAAACCCCATACCCATCCCCAGAACGCCAACGCAATGAGCACCAGGATCGGGCTGAGGTTCAGCTCCCGACCCAGCACCTTCGGCTCAATAATGCTTCCCATGATGGTCTGAACCGTGAGCATGAGGGCCAAAAGCACCACCGCCGCGAGGGGGCCGAACTGAATCAGCGCCAGGAGTGTGGGAAAAATCGTGGCGATATACGATCCGATATACGGGATGTAATTGAGGATGAACCCCAGAAAACCCCACAGAATCCAGAAATCCACCCCGGCGACCCCCAGGATCAGGGCATAGAGTCCGCCGGTGCCGAGGCTTACCAGGGTCTTTACCCCCAGGTATTTTCTGACGCTGCTGTTGATCGCCTCGGTCACCTCGAAGGCCTTTTCGGCGCGATCGCCGTACGCGTACTCGATGCGGGCGGGGAAGCGTTCGATCTCCAGCAGGATAAAGATCATGAAAAAGAGCACCACCAGGGTATTGCCGAGAATATCGAAAAAAGAGCCGATGCTGCTTCCCAGATACCCGGTCAGCTTGCTCACGGAGATATACTGAAAGATGTCGAATTCCGTCAGGCTCACCTCGTCTTCCAGCCCGAGGCGCTGCAGGATGCTGTACTTCTGGAGAAATTCGCCGGTCTGGGTAAGCAGCTTGGTGAATTTCACCTCATATTCCGGAATCCGATCGATGAAATCGTTTATGTTGACGGAGATCAGGGCGCCCAGGATATAGATGATGCCGAATATGAAGAAGAAGACGAGGATATAGGCGAGAAATTTGGGGATCTTTCGCTTGGCAAGATACGTGACGCCCGGATAGATCAGATAGCTGATGAACACCGCGATAAAAAAGGGCTTCAGGATGATCGCCAGCGAGCGCATAATGATGGTCAGCAACACCGCAAGCCCCACCAGCAGGCTGACGTTCAGCATGCCCGGTCCCTTGTTCTGAACCAGAAGCTCTATATTTTCGGATTGTGTCGCCTGTTGTTCGTTCATTTTCCCAGCTTTTCACCGAATAATAATGATGTCATTACTTTACGTGACGGGACGGAAAAAAGCAAGTTGTAATATAATGCACCGATGATTTGTGCCCTACATATCCTTGCAATAGACAGTCTCAATGATGCCGCTCTCCCGCTCGAACGTATCCACGTTGCTCCAGCCGTCCCGCTCGTACAGGGCGTTGGCGGTATGCGTGTAGAGATAGAGCCTGGCGATCCCCACCGCTCCGGCGGTATCCTGCACGGCCTGTAACAGTTTATTCCCGATGCCCCTTCCCCGATAGTCGGCAACCACATAGAGTGACGCCAGCCACGGATTCAGGTCGGTCCGATCCATAAGATCGTCCATCTTGATCGAAACCGATCCCACCGGCATGGTGTCCTCCACGGCCACAAGGGTGATTGGAATATCGGTGTAGTTCATACGCGCTTGGTAACGACGGATGATCTCATCGAACGATCTCTTTCCGATGTGCCACTCACGATAGTTCCAATACGCCACAATGGGAAGGTACTGGGGGACGTCCGCAAGGTATACGATGTGTGACATGCAATGCTCCACCGATAATCTCGCCTCTCAATCCGGCGCGTCTCGATCTGAAACCGACGCATCGGGATATCGGCTCTTGATTCGTTTCACCAAATGAAATATCGCCGAATATATCCCGGCGATACACACACTTCACACGTGATGAACGAGAGAGGAACGAAATCGCCCCGGCAAACAAATAAAGGCTGGATTGTCTCAGCACGAAAACAGGGCGGCATCATCCCTTCTTCGGCAGTTTCTCCGAAAGCTCTGTCAGGCGTTTGAGCAGGTCCTCCTTATGGATGATGCGTTTTACCTGAGGATACTGTTTTGCCATTTCCTCGATGACCGGTTTGTCCTTTCTGATGGGGTAGACGAGGATGACCGGCACCTTCGAGGAGTGATCATCCCATTTTACGGCGTTTAGGATGTCCATGAAGGTACCGTCGCCGAGATAGACATCCATGATGACGAGGGTTGTTGCTTCGGCCCGTTCCAGGATAAATTTGTCCGCGCCCTGGGCGCCACCGAACGCCTCGACAACGGCAATACCGGAAAAAATCTTTTCGATATCGGCACGATATGTTTCCTCGCTGTCCACCACAACAATCAAATCGTCCACGGTGCTGTTTTCTCCTCCGGTTTTGGCGGGTTTGGCCACTTCAAAGATTTCCACCTCGATTTCCTCATCGATCTCCACTTCGAGGGGATTGTTCAGGTCCGGATTTTCGGCCATCATCAGGCAAACCGTACCCTCAATCTTGAGCGGATCCAACAACACGTCCCCCCAGCAGAAGGGGCACGTCCTGATATTATCCGATTCGGAAACCTCCTGGGCCACCTGGGGACTAAAGACCCCTTTTCGAGCACACGATGGACATGAAAAGACAATCCACCCATCATGAACTTCTATGATGACCTCATCGGGCATCGTATCGTGAACGGCTTCGAAATGAAAATAGAGTAGTTATGAAGAGTATCATACCCGGATGATTGATTCAATAGCGTTTCTCATGTAACCTAAAAATTTTATTCTGTTTCACTTCAATCCGACCCGGCCTCACCCGTCGGTCATCGACTGGCGAACAACCGCCCTTACGTCACAGCCGGTTTTGAAGATGTCCGGAGGATCGGACGGACGTTGCCGTAGCGCTTCCGAACGTTTCAATTCACCCCCGACACCGGTGTGCGGCTGTGCCGATGGATCGGCCGACTCCGTGCGATGTCGTGCCTCTTTCACTTCGGAGAGATGTCCCAAAAGCAGCCGCTTTCCGTCCACCATCGCGGATTTCGACGAGCCGACAATATCATATGCCTCCTTCAGGCTCCTTCTCGCCGCCCGGTGATTCATCGAAAACCGATGTGCGTCGAACAGGTCCAGCACCCTGTTGAGAGCACACGCCGCTTCGTGACCGTATTTCGTCCGGGATTCCCCCCCGTTGTTTTCGGCAAGGAGCAGCAGCACCCTTCCGAGCTGTTGATACGCGAGACCACAGGATGCCGGTCGGTTCTGCTCCTCCCCTATCCGTGCGGCTGTGCCGAAGGCCCGAGCGGCCCGTTTGAGGGCAAAGAGATCACAGTTGTATCGAAAGAGCGTCCGATAGGCACAGCCGATGCGGTAGTGGAGCGCGGCGTGACGGGAGGGATCGCTTTTTTCGCCCCATATTTTCAGTGCCTCGCCATATGCCGCCGCGGACCAGGACACCAGGGATGCATCCCTCTTCCGTCGGGCCAGGGACAGATAGCTGTCTCCCATCAGCTCACAGACGACTGCACATCGATCGGGACGATTCAGCTCCCGATACACACCCACGGCGTCCTGATATGCCTTTACCGCCTTCAGGGTATATTCCTCGAATGAATCCTCCCGGGCCAGCACGCACCAGGCGCCCGCCAACTCCACCCTTGTCTCCGCGTACTCCTCGGGAAACCGGTTTCGCTTCCTGATATTCAAAGAGCGGGAAAAGGCCTCGACGGCCCGCCGGGCGTTCGCCTTCCTGTTTGTAAACCGGGAAAGCACCAGGTAACATCGCCCCAGGTCAGAGAGAATCCGGGCGTATCCGAAAGGGTGTGTCCTGGGACTGTAGGTCGTCAGCGCTTCGAGAAACGCCTCAAGCGCCCGGGCCGCGTGAGCCGGATTTCTCTCCACCACCGACTCTACCGTCAGGGCGCGGCCCGCATTCGCCCACGCCTCGGCGATTTTCAGCGGCATCACACTCCCACGATATATCGCGAGGCTCTCATAAAACCCGTCCCTGGCCACGGAGGCATGGTACCCGGTGCCGCCGTGTTCCGCCAGCAGCATATAGAGGGATGCGATGTTCGATAATGTATCCGCATATTCGACACGGGAGAGATGCCCGTGCACTTCGTCCAGCGAACGGGTAAGGCTCGCGATCCCCTGGCGGGCGTATCCGAATCGACCGGTCACTTCAAAAAGACCTCCCAGCACCGCGCCGAGGTTGTTATAGAGCGTCCGGCGAAGCTCCGACGGTCCTTGAGAGCGAACCCGGCCTAAAGCCTCCATGAGGATATCCCGGGCCGCCAGCAGATACCCGACGCGGTCATCGCCCTCCGCCGCCAGGGAGAAAAGCCGCTCCGCGATCACAAGGAGGATCAGCGAATCCCTGGAATATGCGGCGGCGATCTCTTTTATGGAATCAAGAACCGGTGAACCGTTTGAGACGATCTCTTCAAGATACGCCGTCTCAACCGTCACCATGCCCCGTCTCGTTGTTATAAATCCCGCCTCTTCCAGATGTTCGTATCGTTTCGAGAGACCTTCGAGGCCGTAGTACGGCTCCCTTCTCGTCATATGCAGCCCCACAACCTCCTCGGGAAATTCCGAGGTGCCGTAATGAAGGCCGGCCCGAAAAAGCCCCAGAATCGTCACAAGCAGATCCCGCTCCTCTTGTGGGAGGCGATCAAAGCGATCGGCCATTACCTCCAGAGGAAGACATACGTAACCGAGAGCGCCGTTGAATCGTCCGAGACGGGGCGGTCTTTTGCCTCCCGGTGTAAAGAGGGTATCGACTATTTCCGCTGCGTCCTCCCGCTTGACGGGTGTCGCAGCGATCGGGTCACCGAAGAATGGATACAGATCTCCCAAAATGATCCTGCTGAGCGATGATATCCGCCTCCCCGCGGCGACGATGATGCACCCCTCCTCGTCTATCAACTCCACAGCATCCTGCGCGTTTCGTTTTTTAATGAATCGATCGAAATCATCGATAACCAC from Candidatus Zymogenaceae bacterium includes the following:
- a CDS encoding GNAT family N-acetyltransferase translates to MSHIVYLADVPQYLPIVAYWNYREWHIGKRSFDEIIRRYQARMNYTDIPITLVAVEDTMPVGSVSIKMDDLMDRTDLNPWLASLYVVADYRGRGIGNKLLQAVQDTAGAVGIARLYLYTHTANALYERDGWSNVDTFERESGIIETVYCKDM
- a CDS encoding AI-2E family transporter; its protein translation is MNEQQATQSENIELLVQNKGPGMLNVSLLVGLAVLLTIIMRSLAIILKPFFIAVFISYLIYPGVTYLAKRKIPKFLAYILVFFFIFGIIYILGALISVNINDFIDRIPEYEVKFTKLLTQTGEFLQKYSILQRLGLEDEVSLTEFDIFQYISVSKLTGYLGSSIGSFFDILGNTLVVLFFMIFILLEIERFPARIEYAYGDRAEKAFEVTEAINSSVRKYLGVKTLVSLGTGGLYALILGVAGVDFWILWGFLGFILNYIPYIGSYIATIFPTLLALIQFGPLAAVVLLALMLTVQTIMGSIIEPKVLGRELNLSPILVLIALAFWGWVWGFVGMFLSIPITASIKIIMDHVEETRVVARLMSDVREVPPETEDDADKVISLRGLRESLNKDIFSFRKKDDADKSDV
- a CDS encoding MBL fold metallo-hydrolase translates to MADFIRVQMGTCAVYVIRGKGGNILVDAGNRGRERKLFRSLEKNGIQPEDISLIVVTHVHYDHVGALSAVRDRCGCPVAVHTRERSILESGLSVLPSGTNPFADAVLHMGDRLVERGIFGFKPVKADIIVEGVMDLQPFGIEGAVVPTPGHTVGSISVLLPDHNAFVGDTIMTFPYIPGYPIYPPFADDPGALLDTWEMLLNRNIRRLHQAHGGAVSDDQLRRAYESRRLKQAQ